A genomic region of Papaver somniferum cultivar HN1 chromosome 7, ASM357369v1, whole genome shotgun sequence contains the following coding sequences:
- the LOC113296595 gene encoding 60S ribosomal protein L23A-like yields MVLISFACHVVTKKADPKVLANKASKAVKAGASTIKKKAKNICTSVIFHRPKTLQKDNEETDRNPDTAKNMHMALKTDEDNRMMMYCQKKIKTDTKKSPDDDASFMNIDPK; encoded by the exons ATGGTACTGATATCATTTGCTTGTCATGTAGTTACTAAGAAGGCTGACCCCAAGGTGCTGGCTAACAAAGCTTCCAAGGCTGTCAAAGCTGGAGCATCAACCATTAAGAAGAAGGCTAAGAATATCTGCACATCAGTCATATTTCACAGGCCAAAGACATTGCAGAAG GACAACGAGGAGACGGATAGGAACCCAGACACGGCGAAGAATATGCATATGGCGTTGAAGACTGATGAGGATAATAGAATGATGATGTACTGTCAGAAGAAGATCAAGACGGATACTAAGAAGAGCCCAGATGATGATGCAAGTTTTATGAATATTGATCCCAAGTAA